A window of Sinimarinibacterium sp. NLF-5-8 genomic DNA:
AACCCGCTCAATCACGTCTGCACTCAAAGTCATCCATCACCCTGCTGTGACGCATCTGCGCCTGGTGGATCCGATTGGCAAGTGTACGCCAGTGAGCGCGCGCGCGAGCCTATCCTTTTGGATAGGGCGCACAGCGATCGGCAGGCGGCTCACAGCCGCACGCACACGCCCTTGTCGGCCAGAAACTGCTTGGTCTGGCCAACGGTATAAGTGCCGTGATGAAAAATGCTGGCCGCCAGCACCGCATCGGCATGCCCCCGGGTCAGCCCTTCATACAGATGATCCAGCGTGCCGACGCCGCCGGAGGCAATCACCGGCACGCTCACCGCCGCCGAAATCGCCGCCAGCAGTTCAACGTCATACCCGGCCTTGGTGCCATCGCGATCCATGCTGGTGACCAGCAATTCGCCAGCGCCGTGCCTGACCATTTTGGCCGCCCATTCGACCGCATCCAGCCCGGTGGCCTTGCGTCCGCCGTGGGTAAAGATTTCCCAGCGCAGCGGCGCTTCGTCGTCTGCCGACTTGAGGCCCAATACCGATTTTTTGGGCGACACCCGCCGCGCATCGATCGCCACCACGATGCATTGCACGCCATAACGGCTGCCGGCTTCGGTGACAAAGTCGGGGTTTTCGACGGCGGCGGTATTGATGCTGACCTTGTCGGCACCGGCCGACAGCAGCGCGCGCACGTCGGCACAGGTGCGCACGCCACCGCCCACGGTCAGCGGGATGTAAATCTCGCGCGCAACGTTTTCAACGGTTTCAAGCAGGATCGGTCGTGCTTCGTGACTGGCGGTGATGTCCAGAAACACCAGTTCATCGGCGCCCTGATAGTCGTATTTGCGCGCGACCTCGATCGGATCGCCGGCGTCCTGGATGTCTTCGAACTTGACGCCCTTGACGACACGACCCCGATCGATGTCGAGGCAGGGAATGATGCGTTTGGCAAGCATGGTGTGCTCCAGAATCGGCGCGCGCAGGGCGTCACGCCTTGGCGATTTTGACCGCTTCGGCAAAATCCAGAGACCCCTGATACAGCGCGCGGCCAATGATGGCACCGGCAACGCCGTCGGCCTCCAGCGCCTTGAGCTGGTGAATGTCGGCCAGCGAGCTGACGCCGCCCGAGGCAAACACCGGCGTCTTGACCGCCTGCGCCAGCGCGCGCGTGGACTCCACGTTGAAGCCCTGCATCATGCCGTCCTTGGCAATGTCGGTGTAGACGATCGCCTCGACACCCGCGCGTTCGCAGTGGCGCGCCACTTCGGTGACATGCTGGCTCGAAAGCTTGGCCCAGCCATTGAGCGCGACGCGGCCATCCTTGGCATCCAGGCTGACGATGACGCGGCGCGGAAACTCCAGGCACATGTCCTGCAAAAAGTGCGGCACGTTGACCGCCTTGGTGCCGAGAATGACGTATTCGATGCCTACATCCAGATAGTGCTGGACGGTTTCGGCTTCGCGGATCCCGCCGCCGATCTGCACCGGTACATCCACGGCGCGCACGATTTTTTCAACCACGGCCAGATTCACCGGCGCGCCCTTGAAGGCGCCATCCAAATCAACCACATGAATGCGCTCGGCGCCCTGATCCTGCCATTGCCTGGCAACAGCAGCGGGATCGTCCGAAAACACCGTGACATCGTCCATACGGCCCTGGCGCAAGCGCACGCACTGGCCGCCTTTGAGATCAATTGCGGGGATCAACAACATGACTGATCGTGTAACTCTGGTGAGGAAGGAAACGGCAGGCGTAACGCGCGCGCGTTACGGGCTCCAATGGACAAAATTGGCGAGCAGCGCCATGCCCATGTTTTGCGATTTTTCGGGGTGAAACTGGAATGCGGCAATGTTGTCGCGCGCGATCGCCGCCGCAAACGAATGGCCGTATTCGGCGCTGCCCAGCACATGATCGGGATTTTCCGGGGCCGCGTGATAGCTGTGAACAAAGTAAAACCAGGCGCCATCGGCAATGCCCTGCCACAGCGGATGCGCCCGCGTCTGATGCACCTGATTCCAGCCCATGTGCGGCACCTTGAGGCGATTGCCTACGGCATCCGGCGCCGGCTCGGGAAAACGCACGACCTTGCCGGGAAACAGTCCGAGTGCAGGCACGCCGTTGTTTTCGTCACTCCACTCCAGCATCACCTGCATGCCCAGACAGATGCCCAGCATCGGCTTTTCGCGCGCGGCCTCGGCGACCATTTCGGTCAGCTCCAGGCGGCGCAGTTCTTTCATGCACTCGCGCACGCCGCCAACGCCGGGGAGCACCAGACGCTCACAGTCCATCAACACATCCGGGTCGTAACTGATGACCACACGCCCGGCGCCGGTGACGCGCTCCAGCGCCTTGCCCAGCGAGTGCAGATTGCCCATGCCGTAGTCGATGATGCCGATTGCTGCTGCCATAGATCAGGTTTCTTGGATTGAGGATCGTCAAACGCGCGGCAAGGATCGCGCGCTACAAAGTGCCCTTGGTGGACGGCATCGCATCGCCCATCCGCGCATCTGCGGTACAGGCCATGCGCAGCGCGCGCCCAAACGCCTTGAAGATGGTCTCGGCAACGTGGTGCGCATTGCTGCCGCGCAGGCTGTCGATGTGCAGCGTGACCTTGGCGTGATTGACAAAACCCTGAAAAAACTCGCCAAACAGATCAACATCAAAATTGCCGATGCGCGCGCGCGGGTACTCCACAAAATAATGAAAGCCCGGACGCCCGGACAGATCGATCACCACCCGTGACAGCGCCTCATCCAGCGGCACATAGCTGTGGCCATAGCGGACGATGCCGCGCTTGTCGCCAAGCGCCTTGTCAAACGCCTGGCCGAGGGTGATGCCGATGTCTTCTACCGTGTGGTGGTCGTCGATATGCCGATCGCCGTTGGCGCGCACGTCCAGATCGATCAGGCCGTGACGGGCAATCTGATCCATCATGTGATCGAGAAACGGCACCCCGGTATCAAAATGCGCACGACCCGTGCCATCCAGATTGACCTCGACCGTGATTTGAGTTTCACGCGTATTACGCTCAACGCGGGCGCTACGAGCAGACATGGCGGCGATTTTCTTCCACAAATACAACGAAAAAGGG
This region includes:
- the hisF gene encoding imidazole glycerol phosphate synthase subunit HisF; translated protein: MLAKRIIPCLDIDRGRVVKGVKFEDIQDAGDPIEVARKYDYQGADELVFLDITASHEARPILLETVENVAREIYIPLTVGGGVRTCADVRALLSAGADKVSINTAAVENPDFVTEAGSRYGVQCIVVAIDARRVSPKKSVLGLKSADDEAPLRWEIFTHGGRKATGLDAVEWAAKMVRHGAGELLVTSMDRDGTKAGYDVELLAAISAAVSVPVIASGGVGTLDHLYEGLTRGHADAVLAASIFHHGTYTVGQTKQFLADKGVCVRL
- the hisA gene encoding 1-(5-phosphoribosyl)-5-[(5-phosphoribosylamino)methylideneamino]imidazole-4-carboxamide isomerase, which codes for MLLIPAIDLKGGQCVRLRQGRMDDVTVFSDDPAAVARQWQDQGAERIHVVDLDGAFKGAPVNLAVVEKIVRAVDVPVQIGGGIREAETVQHYLDVGIEYVILGTKAVNVPHFLQDMCLEFPRRVIVSLDAKDGRVALNGWAKLSSQHVTEVARHCERAGVEAIVYTDIAKDGMMQGFNVESTRALAQAVKTPVFASGGVSSLADIHQLKALEADGVAGAIIGRALYQGSLDFAEAVKIAKA
- the hisH gene encoding imidazole glycerol phosphate synthase subunit HisH: MAAAIGIIDYGMGNLHSLGKALERVTGAGRVVISYDPDVLMDCERLVLPGVGGVRECMKELRRLELTEMVAEAAREKPMLGICLGMQVMLEWSDENNGVPALGLFPGKVVRFPEPAPDAVGNRLKVPHMGWNQVHQTRAHPLWQGIADGAWFYFVHSYHAAPENPDHVLGSAEYGHSFAAAIARDNIAAFQFHPEKSQNMGMALLANFVHWSP
- the hisB gene encoding imidazoleglycerol-phosphate dehydratase HisB, translating into MSARSARVERNTRETQITVEVNLDGTGRAHFDTGVPFLDHMMDQIARHGLIDLDVRANGDRHIDDHHTVEDIGITLGQAFDKALGDKRGIVRYGHSYVPLDEALSRVVIDLSGRPGFHYFVEYPRARIGNFDVDLFGEFFQGFVNHAKVTLHIDSLRGSNAHHVAETIFKAFGRALRMACTADARMGDAMPSTKGTL